In a genomic window of Amycolatopsis japonica:
- a CDS encoding GGDEF domain-containing protein: MRLTEDATTSGRRPALAEMSDAWLYGRARELGAAIQRVTFAEQLDIITSLDELLDETQRRGEPLLVAQLLRYSAAARLVTRGLAAEAEPRLDEMLAHTRRHGLALMRADAHAMRGRRLVIAKQEDAALTEIARALAILDDSAVPDRQIGRRNWDRMLSTTLVDCWLVLNQLGVYEAAEEAIARAAQAIRDSASPHEIALQLINRVKMLLGWGLRLERIERYDEGADKFRTAASMAQAAEGPFTESLFPRKAGVPAIDQVGVLAAAAALASPDSSHIERLTSLLHPELVFPHEREIIAIALARCLDNDGRREDALQVLKEVREDNEEGSLPSMRLNLARELARLDTTPDYASGASQSLIDYATILETEMWSLRESQIATLNARREHERLSAEHGAITQQALQDPLTGLPNRRALDEKLRSLASSADAQPLAVALVDLDGFKDVNDKQSHAEGDNVLRVIASTLRDALRGDDVVARYGGDEFIVLLPGAPASAAKQALGRSVNAVASLPHHLSHGVTLSVGLVSLRPQERAEQVLARADAAMYQAKRGGGNQVSSVNSMAIDPVTGWPGEDAPTDPAWDAEQPT; encoded by the coding sequence GTGCGGCTGACCGAGGACGCGACGACCAGTGGCAGGCGGCCGGCGCTTGCGGAGATGTCCGACGCCTGGCTCTACGGCCGCGCGCGCGAACTCGGTGCGGCCATACAGCGCGTCACCTTCGCCGAGCAGCTGGACATCATCACCAGCCTCGACGAACTCCTCGACGAGACGCAGCGCCGCGGCGAACCCCTGCTGGTCGCGCAGCTGCTGCGTTACTCCGCGGCGGCCAGGCTGGTCACCCGCGGCCTCGCCGCCGAAGCCGAACCCAGGCTCGACGAGATGCTCGCGCACACCCGGCGGCACGGTCTCGCGCTGATGCGGGCCGACGCGCACGCCATGCGCGGCCGTCGGCTGGTGATCGCCAAACAGGAGGACGCCGCCCTCACCGAGATCGCCAGGGCGCTGGCCATCCTCGATGATTCCGCGGTCCCGGACCGTCAGATCGGCAGGCGCAACTGGGACCGGATGCTGTCCACGACCCTGGTCGACTGCTGGCTGGTGCTGAACCAGCTGGGCGTCTACGAGGCGGCCGAGGAGGCCATCGCCCGCGCCGCGCAGGCGATCCGCGACAGCGCCAGCCCGCACGAGATCGCGCTCCAGCTGATCAACCGGGTCAAGATGCTGCTGGGCTGGGGCCTGCGCCTCGAACGCATCGAGCGGTACGACGAGGGGGCGGACAAGTTCCGCACCGCGGCGTCGATGGCCCAGGCCGCCGAGGGCCCGTTCACCGAATCGCTGTTCCCGCGCAAGGCCGGGGTGCCCGCGATCGACCAGGTCGGCGTGCTCGCCGCCGCGGCCGCGCTGGCCTCGCCCGATTCGTCGCATATCGAGCGGCTGACCTCGCTGCTGCATCCGGAACTGGTGTTCCCGCACGAACGCGAGATCATCGCCATCGCACTGGCCCGCTGCCTGGACAACGACGGCCGCCGCGAGGACGCGCTGCAGGTGCTCAAAGAGGTCCGCGAGGACAACGAAGAGGGCTCGCTGCCGTCGATGCGGTTGAACCTCGCCCGCGAGCTGGCCAGGCTCGACACCACGCCGGACTACGCGTCAGGGGCGAGCCAGTCGCTGATCGACTACGCGACCATCCTGGAAACGGAGATGTGGTCGCTGCGGGAATCGCAGATCGCCACGCTCAACGCGCGGCGGGAGCACGAGCGGCTCTCCGCCGAGCACGGCGCCATCACCCAGCAGGCGCTGCAGGACCCGCTCACCGGGTTGCCGAACCGGCGCGCGCTCGACGAAAAGCTGCGTTCGCTGGCGTCGTCCGCCGACGCCCAGCCGCTCGCGGTGGCGCTGGTCGACCTCGACGGATTCAAGGACGTGAACGACAAGCAGTCGCACGCCGAAGGTGACAACGTGCTCCGTGTCATCGCGAGCACGCTGCGCGACGCCCTGCGCGGCGACGACGTCGTCGCCCGCTACGGCGGAGACGAGTTCATCGTGCTTCTACCTGGGGCTCCGGCCTCCGCGGCGAAACAGGCGCTGGGTCGTTCTGTGAATGCCGTCGCATCTCTGCCGCACCATCTTTCGCACGGCGTCACCCTCTCCGTCGGCCTTGTCTCGCTCCGCCCGCAGGAACGGGCCGAACAGGTCCTCGCGCGCGCCGATGCGGCCATGTACCAGGCGAAACGCGGCGGCGGGAACCAGGTTTCGTCGGTGAACTCGATGGCCATCGATCCGGTGACCGGATGGCCCGGCGAGGATGCTCCGACCGACCCCGCGTGGGACGCCGAGCAGCCCACGTAG
- a CDS encoding acyl-CoA desaturase, translating into MTATLDRSQKPAKGPKPVIDGQRSGAVQLSVYLGVIFPLAALLAAVPFAWGWGLTWVDVGLFVVFYAISGLGITVSYHRYFTHGSFKAKPWLRVAMAIAGSMAVQGPVITWVADHRRHHAFSDRDGDPHSPWLFGTSPLAIAKGFWHAHMGWLFERDQTNAERFAPDLVKDPAIKKVDDLFWLWSLLTLVLPAILGGLITWSFWGAVTAFFWAGLVRVCVLHHVTWSVNSVCHMIGERPFAARDKSANFWPLAIFSFGESWHNLHHADPTSARHGVQRGQIDLSARLIWIFEKFGWAYDVRWPTPQRLARIAAESK; encoded by the coding sequence ATGACGGCTACCCTCGACCGTTCCCAGAAGCCCGCGAAGGGCCCCAAACCGGTAATCGACGGACAACGATCGGGCGCCGTGCAGCTCTCGGTCTACCTCGGGGTCATCTTCCCGCTCGCCGCGCTGCTCGCGGCCGTCCCGTTCGCTTGGGGCTGGGGACTGACCTGGGTCGACGTCGGCCTGTTCGTGGTCTTCTACGCGATCAGCGGCCTCGGAATCACCGTCTCCTATCACCGCTACTTCACGCACGGCTCGTTCAAGGCCAAGCCGTGGCTGCGCGTCGCGATGGCGATCGCCGGCAGCATGGCCGTCCAGGGCCCCGTCATCACCTGGGTCGCCGACCACCGGCGCCACCACGCCTTCTCCGACCGCGACGGCGACCCGCATTCGCCGTGGCTGTTCGGCACCTCGCCGCTCGCCATCGCCAAGGGGTTCTGGCACGCGCACATGGGCTGGCTGTTCGAGCGCGACCAGACCAACGCGGAGCGGTTCGCGCCGGACCTGGTGAAGGACCCGGCCATCAAGAAGGTCGACGACCTCTTCTGGCTGTGGAGCCTGCTCACCCTGGTGCTGCCCGCGATCCTGGGCGGACTGATCACCTGGTCGTTCTGGGGCGCGGTGACCGCGTTCTTCTGGGCCGGGCTGGTGCGGGTCTGCGTGCTGCACCACGTGACCTGGTCGGTCAACTCGGTCTGCCACATGATCGGCGAGCGCCCGTTCGCCGCCCGCGACAAATCGGCCAACTTCTGGCCGCTGGCGATCTTCTCCTTCGGCGAGTCGTGGCACAACCTGCACCACGCCGACCCGACCTCGGCGCGGCACGGGGTGCAGCGCGGCCAGATCGACCTTTCCGCGCGGCTCATTTGGATCTTCGAGAAGTTCGGCTGGGCCTACGACGTGCGCTGGCCGACCCCGCAGCGCCTCGCGCGCATCGCCGCTGAAAGCAAATAG
- a CDS encoding TetR/AcrR family transcriptional regulator: MTGSERRQQLLNVARALFAEKGFEGTSIEEIAHRANVSKPVVYEHFGGKEGIYAVVVDRETQLLLDRMVSTLHGGHPRVMLEQAAIALLSYVEDSHDGFRILVRDSPVASSTGTFSTVLNDIASQVEHILAQQFAARGYDEKLAALYAQALVGMVALTGQWWLDARKPKRDEVAAHLVNLAWNGLSNLEHKPKLRLH; this comes from the coding sequence ATGACGGGGAGCGAGCGCAGGCAGCAGTTGCTCAACGTCGCCAGGGCCCTGTTCGCGGAGAAGGGTTTCGAAGGAACGTCCATCGAGGAGATCGCGCACCGCGCGAACGTCTCCAAACCGGTGGTTTACGAGCACTTCGGCGGAAAAGAAGGCATCTACGCCGTCGTCGTCGACCGCGAGACGCAGCTGCTGCTCGACCGGATGGTCTCCACCCTCCACGGTGGACACCCGAGGGTGATGCTGGAGCAGGCGGCGATCGCGTTGCTCTCCTACGTCGAAGACTCGCACGACGGCTTCCGCATCCTGGTGCGGGATTCGCCGGTCGCGAGTTCCACGGGCACGTTCTCGACGGTGCTGAACGACATCGCCAGCCAGGTCGAGCACATCCTCGCGCAGCAGTTCGCCGCCAGGGGCTACGACGAGAAGCTGGCCGCGCTGTACGCGCAGGCGCTCGTCGGGATGGTGGCGCTCACCGGGCAGTGGTGGCTCGACGCCCGGAAACCGAAGCGCGACGAGGTCGCCGCGCATCTGGTCAACCTGGCGTGGAACGGTCTGTCCAATTTGGAGCACAAGCCCAAGCTGCGGCTGCACTGA
- a CDS encoding LppU/SCO3897 family protein, translating to MENYPAPAVEQMVPQKKRTWLKPVIRLGIFGVIALIAFFVANPFTASSTEVGACLKGSVDNADSVKNTECGTSDATFKVVGKQENKSEIGLRLSGGSECDDYPTTDAYFFQGKKGATDGTLLCLEDLKNPGERAPVVGDCLPDGVVDAKKLTKEDCATARYKVLAIEKSATFLVDGSTVCTQVPSTDEKIQWQRSGGTLPQSRVLCLDDLKK from the coding sequence GTGGAGAACTATCCCGCGCCCGCCGTCGAACAGATGGTGCCGCAGAAGAAGAGAACGTGGCTGAAGCCCGTCATCCGCTTGGGCATCTTCGGCGTCATCGCCCTGATCGCGTTCTTCGTCGCGAATCCGTTCACGGCGTCGAGCACCGAGGTCGGCGCTTGCCTGAAGGGCAGTGTCGACAACGCGGACAGCGTCAAGAACACCGAATGCGGAACATCGGACGCCACCTTCAAGGTCGTCGGAAAACAGGAGAACAAGTCGGAAATCGGGCTCAGGCTCTCTGGCGGGTCCGAATGCGACGACTACCCGACGACGGACGCCTACTTCTTCCAAGGAAAGAAGGGGGCCACTGACGGCACCCTCCTCTGCCTGGAAGACCTGAAGAACCCGGGCGAGCGGGCGCCGGTGGTCGGTGATTGCCTCCCCGACGGCGTCGTCGACGCGAAGAAGCTCACGAAGGAGGACTGCGCGACAGCGCGGTACAAGGTCCTCGCCATCGAGAAGAGCGCGACCTTCCTGGTCGACGGCAGCACGGTGTGCACCCAGGTGCCGTCGACCGACGAGAAGATCCAGTGGCAGCGGTCGGGCGGCACGCTCCCGCAGTCGCGGGTGCTGTGCCTGGACGACCTCAAGAAGTAG
- a CDS encoding NUDIX hydrolase, which translates to MIDKIALLSFQDGRVLGARSRGKSVFYLPGGKREPGETDAETLIREIREELNVEIDPATIENAGSFEAQADGHASGLVVRTTCYLAEFSGTPTASSEIEEIAWLGHADRDRLSAVGKLIFDHLRETGLLR; encoded by the coding sequence ATGATCGACAAAATCGCTTTGCTGTCTTTCCAGGACGGCCGTGTCCTCGGCGCCCGCTCGCGCGGCAAATCCGTGTTCTACCTGCCCGGTGGCAAACGCGAACCCGGTGAAACCGACGCGGAGACACTGATCCGCGAAATCCGCGAGGAACTGAACGTCGAGATCGATCCGGCGACGATCGAAAACGCCGGATCGTTCGAGGCGCAAGCCGACGGGCACGCGTCAGGACTCGTGGTCCGGACGACCTGCTACCTCGCCGAATTCAGCGGAACACCCACGGCCAGCAGCGAAATCGAGGAAATCGCGTGGCTGGGCCATGCGGACAGGGACCGGCTCTCCGCGGTGGGCAAGCTCATCTTCGACCACCTGCGGGAGACCGGCCTCCTGCGCTGA
- a CDS encoding isochorismatase family protein → MTKIDPATTALVLIDLQTRIVALETVPIEGTEVVSNAVLLRDAFSAAGSPIVHVRAHRPDVDEQPPSSELVAELTPREGEHLITKNTIGAFYRTGLDELLRGLGVKTLVLAGIATEYGVESTLRAAIDHAYETIAVSDAMAGIAAISHESAITKVFPRLGEVLTTAETAAALG, encoded by the coding sequence ATGACGAAGATCGACCCGGCGACGACGGCGCTCGTCCTGATCGACCTCCAGACCCGGATCGTCGCGCTGGAGACCGTGCCGATCGAAGGCACCGAAGTCGTATCGAACGCCGTCCTGCTGCGAGACGCTTTCAGCGCGGCCGGCTCGCCGATCGTCCACGTGCGGGCGCACCGGCCGGACGTCGACGAGCAGCCGCCCAGCAGCGAACTGGTCGCCGAACTGACACCTCGCGAGGGCGAGCACCTGATCACCAAGAACACGATCGGCGCGTTCTACCGCACCGGACTCGACGAACTCCTGCGCGGACTCGGCGTGAAGACGCTGGTGCTCGCCGGCATCGCCACGGAGTACGGCGTCGAATCGACGCTGCGGGCCGCGATCGACCACGCCTACGAGACCATCGCCGTTTCGGACGCGATGGCGGGCATCGCCGCGATCTCCCACGAATCGGCGATCACGAAGGTGTTCCCGCGGCTGGGCGAAGTGCTCACGACCGCCGAAACCGCCGCGGCGCTGGGCTGA
- a CDS encoding SDR family NAD(P)-dependent oxidoreductase yields the protein MGQNREVVVTGGGTGIGYAVAAAFAARGDRVTITGRREQVLTEAATLLGANPVPFDAADPEAVERALAELPERVDVLVNNAGGNTDFRGGQAEDLKSFAANWQANLDANVFTAVLVTRALRERFADGARIVTIGSIAARTGAGSYGAAKAALEAWNVDVAREFGPRGITANIVAPGLVGDTEFFQGKLSDERRAWLIGNTLTKRAGEPADVAEVVAFLASPEARHVTGQIVHVNGGAHLGR from the coding sequence ATGGGGCAGAACAGGGAAGTAGTGGTCACCGGCGGCGGAACGGGAATCGGCTACGCGGTCGCGGCGGCCTTCGCCGCGCGAGGTGATCGGGTGACGATCACCGGCCGTCGCGAGCAGGTCCTCACCGAGGCCGCCACGTTGCTCGGCGCGAACCCGGTCCCGTTCGACGCGGCCGATCCGGAGGCGGTGGAACGGGCACTGGCCGAATTGCCGGAGCGCGTCGACGTCCTGGTCAACAACGCGGGCGGGAACACCGACTTCCGCGGCGGGCAGGCCGAAGACCTGAAGTCGTTCGCCGCGAACTGGCAGGCGAATCTCGACGCGAACGTCTTCACCGCCGTCCTGGTCACCCGTGCCTTGCGGGAAAGGTTCGCCGACGGGGCGCGGATCGTCACCATCGGTTCGATCGCCGCGCGCACCGGGGCGGGCTCCTACGGTGCCGCCAAGGCCGCGCTGGAGGCGTGGAACGTCGACGTGGCAAGGGAATTCGGTCCGCGCGGGATCACCGCGAACATCGTCGCGCCCGGGCTGGTCGGCGACACCGAGTTCTTCCAGGGCAAGCTCTCCGACGAGCGCCGGGCGTGGCTGATCGGCAACACGCTGACCAAACGCGCCGGCGAGCCCGCGGACGTCGCCGAAGTGGTCGCCTTCCTGGCTAGCCCGGAGGCGCGGCACGTCACCGGGCAGATCGTCCACGTCAACGGCGGAGCTCACCTCGGCCGTTAG
- a CDS encoding PQQ-dependent sugar dehydrogenase, with the protein MRTSAVVAFASLSLLVTACSGASSETVQSAPPVTSKPAVSKLKVEQVTAGLEHGWDVGFLPDGKILVTQRPGKLALIEGGAKRDVAADFSDVHVRGEGGLMGMVISKDFATSREFITCQTHKEGDKAVDIRLVTWRLSDDGASATKVKDLLTGLPVNPSGRHSGCRPAFGADGALLVGTGDTARPQHPQDRTSLGGKVLRVDAKTGNALPDNPFAKSANPNEQRVFTYGHRNVQGVTVRPGTGQVFTAEHGPSIDDEVSLETAGGNYGWDPSKGGTETSYDENVPMTDKQRFPDAVSPLWTTGEITEAICGAEFLTGSQWGALEGSLAVTALKGQKLLLFRLDDAGKVTEVTLPPEFDDKFGRLRAVRSGPDGALYITTSEGQDDKLLKVTPSA; encoded by the coding sequence ATGCGCACTTCCGCCGTCGTCGCGTTCGCTTCCCTGTCCTTGCTGGTCACGGCCTGTTCCGGGGCGTCGAGCGAGACGGTGCAGAGCGCGCCGCCGGTCACCTCGAAGCCCGCGGTGTCGAAGCTGAAGGTCGAGCAGGTGACGGCCGGGCTCGAACACGGCTGGGACGTCGGTTTCCTGCCGGACGGGAAGATCCTCGTCACCCAGCGCCCCGGGAAGCTGGCCTTGATCGAGGGCGGCGCGAAGCGTGACGTCGCCGCGGACTTCTCCGATGTCCACGTACGCGGCGAAGGCGGCCTGATGGGGATGGTGATCAGCAAGGACTTCGCGACGTCACGCGAGTTCATCACCTGCCAGACCCACAAGGAAGGCGACAAGGCCGTCGACATCCGGCTGGTCACCTGGCGGCTTTCGGACGACGGCGCGAGCGCCACGAAGGTCAAGGACCTGCTGACCGGCCTGCCGGTGAACCCCAGCGGCAGGCATTCCGGCTGCCGTCCCGCGTTCGGCGCGGACGGGGCGCTCCTCGTCGGCACCGGCGACACCGCCCGCCCGCAGCACCCGCAGGACCGGACGAGCCTCGGCGGCAAGGTGCTTCGCGTCGACGCGAAGACCGGGAACGCGTTGCCGGACAACCCGTTCGCGAAATCCGCGAACCCGAACGAACAGCGTGTGTTCACGTACGGGCACCGTAACGTCCAGGGCGTCACGGTCCGCCCGGGCACCGGGCAGGTGTTCACCGCGGAGCACGGGCCGAGCATCGACGACGAGGTCAGCCTGGAGACCGCGGGCGGGAACTACGGCTGGGACCCATCCAAGGGCGGCACCGAGACCAGCTATGACGAAAACGTCCCGATGACGGACAAGCAGCGCTTCCCGGACGCCGTCAGTCCTTTGTGGACGACCGGCGAGATCACCGAGGCGATCTGCGGCGCCGAGTTCCTCACCGGCTCGCAGTGGGGAGCGCTCGAAGGTTCGCTCGCCGTGACGGCGCTGAAGGGACAGAAACTCCTGCTGTTCCGCCTCGACGACGCCGGCAAGGTCACCGAAGTGACGCTGCCGCCGGAGTTCGACGACAAGTTCGGCAGGCTGCGCGCCGTCCGCAGCGGTCCGGACGGCGCCCTCTACATCACCACTTCGGAAGGCCAGGACGACAAACTGCTGAAGGTCACGCCCAGTGCCTAA
- a CDS encoding response regulator, with amino-acid sequence MTAVKVLICDDQELVRVGMGMIVTSQDDLTVAGEATNGAEAVEAAEKLRPDLVLMDVRMPVLDGVAATERICRSLPDTRVLMITTFDLDEYAYAALRAGASGFLVKDAPADEILVAIRGVLRGDSMVSPSVTKRLLDRYLADERDAGESARLETLTEREKDVLSLIARGLTNSEIAAKLYIGETTVKTHVGRILAKLSLRDRVHAVVFAYESGLVRAGG; translated from the coding sequence ATGACGGCGGTGAAGGTGCTGATCTGCGACGACCAGGAACTGGTCCGGGTCGGGATGGGGATGATCGTCACCAGCCAGGACGACCTGACCGTCGCGGGCGAAGCCACCAACGGCGCCGAAGCGGTCGAGGCCGCCGAGAAGCTGCGGCCGGATCTGGTCCTGATGGACGTCCGGATGCCCGTGCTCGACGGCGTCGCGGCGACCGAGCGGATCTGCCGGTCGCTTCCGGACACCCGGGTCCTGATGATCACCACGTTCGACCTCGACGAGTACGCGTATGCCGCGTTGCGTGCCGGTGCCAGTGGTTTCCTCGTCAAGGACGCGCCCGCCGACGAGATCCTCGTGGCGATCCGCGGTGTCCTCCGCGGCGACTCGATGGTCTCCCCCTCGGTGACGAAACGGCTGCTCGACCGCTACCTGGCCGACGAACGGGACGCCGGTGAGAGCGCGCGGCTCGAAACGCTGACCGAACGCGAGAAGGACGTCCTCTCGCTCATCGCGCGCGGCCTGACGAACTCCGAAATCGCCGCGAAGCTCTACATCGGGGAGACGACCGTGAAGACCCACGTCGGCCGGATCCTCGCGAAGCTCTCGTTGCGCGACCGTGTGCACGCGGTCGTGTTCGCCTACGAAAGCGGTTTGGTTCGCGCGGGCGGTTGA
- a CDS encoding sensor histidine kinase, producing the protein MQRLLDRLRAHPWVTDLPLYAWFVFLAPTGSSSAPKAVLLVPYLFLVPLLWRRRHPEIVAVLIVAGVTAQYTTELWAYDRGRGELAMAVALYTLVRAGNRRFAALIAGAIVILDVTWGLAWGVTTEQGSWLAIGATIPLHVAAWALGEFLRARQRLSAEEATKAELAASEQEARARAAVAEERTRIARELHDVLAHSVSVIVINAEGAKLMRDKDPEVVDRTLDTIGKAGRDALAELRRLLEVLHAGEAARSPQPTVAELRDLVAQVSASGREVDLQVTGDAEGLPPSAALQAYRIVQESLTNMIKHAPGDASGQVEIDFGQGGHRRNVRIEVTNTGGSEPVAPRLPSSGRGIAGMTQRVEMFHGTLDTGPTRDGGYRVAANLVVEAG; encoded by the coding sequence GTGCAAAGGCTGCTCGACCGGCTCCGCGCCCACCCGTGGGTGACCGACCTTCCCCTGTACGCGTGGTTCGTCTTCCTCGCGCCGACAGGATCGTCGTCGGCCCCCAAGGCCGTCCTGCTGGTGCCGTACCTCTTCCTCGTCCCGCTGCTCTGGCGGCGGCGCCACCCCGAGATCGTCGCGGTGCTGATCGTCGCCGGGGTCACCGCGCAGTACACGACGGAGCTGTGGGCCTACGACCGCGGCCGGGGCGAACTGGCCATGGCCGTCGCGCTCTACACGCTGGTCCGCGCGGGGAACCGCCGATTCGCCGCGCTGATCGCCGGCGCGATCGTCATCCTCGACGTCACGTGGGGTCTCGCCTGGGGCGTCACCACCGAACAGGGCTCCTGGCTCGCCATCGGCGCGACGATCCCGCTGCACGTCGCCGCTTGGGCGCTCGGCGAGTTCCTCCGTGCGCGGCAACGGCTTTCGGCGGAGGAAGCGACGAAGGCGGAGCTGGCCGCGTCCGAACAGGAGGCCCGCGCCCGGGCCGCCGTCGCCGAGGAACGCACCCGCATCGCCCGCGAACTGCACGACGTCCTCGCGCACAGCGTGAGTGTCATCGTGATCAACGCCGAGGGCGCGAAACTCATGCGCGACAAGGATCCCGAGGTCGTCGACCGGACACTCGACACGATCGGCAAGGCGGGCCGCGACGCGCTCGCCGAGCTGCGCCGTCTGCTGGAAGTCCTCCATGCCGGCGAAGCCGCCCGAAGCCCGCAGCCGACCGTCGCGGAGCTTCGCGACCTGGTCGCGCAGGTCAGCGCGAGCGGACGGGAGGTGGATCTCCAGGTCACCGGGGACGCCGAGGGGTTGCCGCCGAGCGCCGCGCTGCAGGCGTACCGCATCGTCCAGGAGTCGCTGACCAACATGATCAAACACGCGCCGGGGGACGCGAGCGGCCAGGTCGAGATCGATTTCGGCCAGGGCGGCCACCGCCGGAACGTCCGGATCGAGGTGACGAACACCGGCGGCAGCGAACCCGTCGCGCCGCGGCTCCCGTCGTCCGGCCGGGGGATCGCCGGCATGACCCAGCGCGTCGAGATGTTCCACGGCACCCTCGACACCGGACCTACCCGCGACGGTGGCTACCGGGTCGCCGCGAATCTGGTGGTGGAGGCGGGATGA
- a CDS encoding class I SAM-dependent methyltransferase, with protein MSITREFLRHPVLTGAVAASSPKLAEAMTAGLGLESARLVVELGPGTGVFTGAVVRRLPPGARLIAVEINPRLARELRSRHGDVEVVEGSAENLLSYVDEAADVVVSGLPWTVMPGERQLRILDQVTEILAPHGRFTTFAYAHAAWTTPARRFGAALRDRFAVTGRTPLVWPNLPPAFVHRAALPQKAGRRRGQPAAAAS; from the coding sequence ATGTCGATCACCAGGGAATTCCTCCGCCATCCCGTCCTGACCGGGGCCGTCGCGGCCAGCTCCCCGAAACTCGCGGAGGCCATGACCGCGGGCCTCGGCCTGGAAAGCGCCAGGCTCGTCGTCGAACTCGGCCCCGGGACCGGTGTGTTCACCGGCGCCGTCGTCCGTCGCCTGCCACCGGGCGCGCGGCTGATCGCGGTCGAGATCAATCCGCGGCTGGCGCGGGAACTGCGGTCCCGGCACGGGGACGTCGAGGTCGTCGAGGGGTCCGCCGAAAACTTGCTTTCGTATGTGGACGAGGCCGCCGATGTCGTGGTCTCCGGGCTGCCGTGGACGGTCATGCCCGGTGAACGGCAGCTGCGGATCCTCGATCAGGTCACGGAGATCCTCGCGCCGCATGGACGGTTCACGACGTTCGCCTACGCGCACGCGGCCTGGACGACGCCCGCCCGCAGGTTCGGCGCGGCGCTGCGGGACCGGTTCGCTGTGACCGGCCGGACCCCGTTGGTCTGGCCGAACCTGCCGCCCGCCTTCGTACATCGCGCGGCGCTGCCACAGAAGGCGGGGAGGCGTCGTGGACAGCCTGCTGCGGCCGCTTCTTGA
- a CDS encoding DedA family protein codes for MDSLLRPLLESPPVLVYLVCGALIFLETALLPGIVLPTLSSLLLMGFLAGRGTLDLPMALTVAIGAAVAGDQIAFLEGRRLGPRLRTTRFGRRFGRDRWERVERAVARFGVPAVIAGRCLAGVRTVVPRIAGAAEMPYRRFVPGSVCAAVVWACAELFLGHAGAWVSG; via the coding sequence GTGGACAGCCTGCTGCGGCCGCTTCTTGAGTCGCCGCCCGTGCTCGTCTACCTCGTCTGCGGCGCCCTGATCTTCCTGGAAACCGCGCTGCTGCCGGGAATCGTGCTGCCGACGTTGTCCAGTCTGCTGCTGATGGGGTTCCTCGCCGGACGGGGCACGCTCGACCTGCCGATGGCGTTGACGGTCGCGATCGGTGCCGCCGTGGCGGGCGACCAGATCGCCTTCCTGGAGGGGCGGCGGCTGGGCCCGCGGCTGCGGACCACGCGGTTCGGGCGGCGGTTCGGCCGGGATCGGTGGGAGCGCGTGGAGCGGGCCGTCGCCCGGTTCGGCGTCCCGGCCGTGATCGCCGGCCGCTGCCTGGCCGGGGTGCGGACCGTCGTGCCGCGTATCGCGGGAGCCGCCGAGATGCCGTACCGGCGGTTCGTGCCCGGCAGTGTCTGCGCGGCCGTCGTGTGGGCGTGCGCCGAGCTGTTCTTGGGCCACGCGGGAGCTTGGGTCAGCGGGTGA
- a CDS encoding helix-turn-helix transcriptional regulator, producing MVSGFGPALRGWRERRRLSQLELAIRAGTTQRHVSFLEGGRSIPGRGLVLRVAESLELPLRERNGLLLAAGFAPGFPETELDDPSLRPVLDGMRRLLDGHRPYPAIVVDRYGVLVARNDALDLLFEDVAPELLEEPVNTLRLALHPKGMAPRVRNLADWARHILERLTQEIAHAPDERLTALLAELEGYVPAPGPPGPDHLGFAVPMRLSTSAGELRLITAITTFATAADVTVSELKLETFLPADAETAAILTR from the coding sequence ATGGTTTCCGGATTCGGCCCCGCGCTCCGGGGCTGGCGCGAACGACGGCGGCTTTCCCAGCTGGAGCTGGCGATCCGGGCCGGGACCACGCAACGGCACGTGAGTTTCCTGGAAGGCGGCCGGTCGATCCCCGGCCGCGGCCTGGTGCTGCGGGTCGCCGAATCGCTCGAACTGCCCCTGCGTGAACGCAACGGCCTCCTGCTCGCGGCCGGGTTCGCCCCCGGTTTCCCCGAAACCGAATTGGACGATCCGAGCCTGCGGCCGGTCCTCGACGGTATGCGGCGGCTGCTCGACGGGCACCGCCCGTATCCGGCCATCGTGGTCGACCGCTACGGCGTGCTCGTCGCCCGCAACGACGCGCTCGACCTGCTGTTCGAGGACGTGGCGCCGGAACTGCTGGAAGAACCTGTCAACACCCTGCGGCTCGCGCTGCACCCGAAGGGGATGGCGCCGAGGGTGCGCAACCTCGCGGATTGGGCCCGGCACATCCTGGAGCGGTTGACCCAAGAGATCGCCCACGCGCCCGACGAGCGGCTCACCGCGCTGCTGGCCGAACTCGAAGGTTACGTTCCGGCTCCCGGTCCGCCTGGGCCCGATCATCTCGGTTTCGCGGTGCCGATGCGCCTGTCCACTTCCGCGGGCGAACTGCGGCTGATCACGGCCATCACGACGTTCGCGACCGCGGCCGATGTCACGGTTTCGGAATTGAAACTGGAGACGTTCCTCCCCGCCGACGCCGAGACGGCGGCGATCCTCACCCGCTGA